A part of Aegilops tauschii subsp. strangulata cultivar AL8/78 chromosome 2, Aet v6.0, whole genome shotgun sequence genomic DNA contains:
- the LOC141041144 gene encoding uncharacterized protein: protein MNPGELILDRLFWAFAQTIQAFRHCRPVLSVDGTFLTGKYKGTLLVAIAADANNQLLPIAYALVESENKDSWLWFLSCVKMGVVKEREGVCIISDRNTGLLSALDIIKASEQEWGWPDLEGRWCMRHLAANFYSKFKNKDWFKLFKRMCMQKTEAKMNAIWAGINGEIDRAALPQREDRRGRRTPINLSQWIGENCPHLDKWAQAHDTEARYGIMTSNMSEVYNDRVTVAKAQVELDKPWSKKMQRHLDEKAKKSQSHGCRKVDALRNKWEINVQAKYVKGHHRGSKKQAVTLGSTSCECTCNKPKLEGYPCSHVLRAAADQKISVEPYISPYFNMYNLYNTWNGYG from the exons ATGAACCCGGGTGAGCTAATCCTGGACCGCTTATTCTGGGCATTCGCCCAGACTATCCAAGCCTTCAGGCACTGTCGCCCGGTATTATCAGTTGATGGTACCTTTCTCACTGGAAAGTACAAGGGCACACTATTGGTGGCGATTGCAGCGGATGCAAATAATCAGCTTCTTCCTATTGCATATGCATTGGTCGAGAGCGAGAACAAAGATAGCTGGTTGTGGTTCCTGAGCTGCGTGAAGATGGGTGTCGTGAAAGAGCGTGAAGGTGTTTGCATCATCTCTGATCGCAACACTGGATTATTAAGCGCTCTTGACATAATTAAGGCGTCGGAACAAGAGTGGGGCTGGCCCGATCTAGAGGGAAGGTGGTGCATGAGGCATTTGGCAGCAAACTTTTACTCCAAATTCAAAAACAAGGATTGGTTCAAGTTATTCAAGAGGATGTGCATGCAAAAAACTGAAGCCAAAATGAATGCGATCTGGGCAGGTATCAATGGTGAGATCGACCGCGCGGCCTTGCCGCAGAGAGAAGACCGGAGGGGTCGTAGGACGCCCATAAATTTGAGCCAGTGGATCGGCGAGAATTGCCCTCATTTGGACAAGTGGGCGCAGGCTCACGACACCGAGGCTCGGTATGGAATAATGACCAGCAACATGTCAGAGGTGTACAATG ACAGGGTCACCGTCGCCAAAGCACAAGTTGAATTGGACAAGCCATGGTCCAAGAAGATGCAAAGACATCTGGACGAGAAAGCAAAGAAGTCCCAAAGTCATGGTTGCAGGAAAGTGGATGCACTTAGGAATAAGTGGGAGATCAATGTGCAAGCCAAGTACGTTAAGGGTCACCACAGAGGATCAAAAAAGCAAGCTGTCACCCTCGGCTCAACCTCCTGTGAGTGCACTTGTAACAAGCCCAAGCTTGAGGGCTACCCTTGCAGTCATGTGCTCCGGGCGGCTGCTGACCAAAAAATCAGCGTCGAGCCATACATATCGCCGTACTTCAACATGTACAATCTGTACAACACTTGGAACG GTTATGGGTGA